From the Hemitrygon akajei chromosome 24, sHemAka1.3, whole genome shotgun sequence genome, the window CATTCGCGGGCCCACGAACAGCCCACCGATTCAAGGGGCCATCATCACCTTCGACCAGGTGCAGCTGAACAGAGAGGGAGGATACGATGCCAACACCGGGATCTTCACTTGCCCCGAAGAGGGCACTTACTTCTTCGCCTTTTCTTTCCTGCCCGGGCGGGACGAGGCCAACACCACCGTGGCCTTGGTGAAGAACAGCGCCGTCCACGAGCGCCTCTACAGCAGTCTCCCACTCGGCGCCACCCAGTTGTCCGAGCGAAGCTGCCTCTTACAGCTGGAGAAAGGAGATCAGGTGTGGGTGACCCTGGAAGAGGGGTCTGTGTTGATACACCAGGCCTCCTTGTCCTTCCAGGGATACCGCATCTCCAGTTAATCCTCTCCCCTTGCTTGGGTAGAACTCACTCTCTCGCCCTCTGTTCCTACCTGCACCCTCTCTCCTTCCACCTTATGGAATCCTTGCAGCCATTGTCTTTAATTGGAATCCCCACTACCCGGAACACGCACTTGTGATTTCTTCTGCCATCCCCCGTGCTATCAATAAAACACTCAGGTTAGCATCAAATCTCTGTCTCAGTTTCGGTTCTGGAGTCTGAGCGTGTTGGGGCTGTTGGGGGAGTTTTATGCATTGAGACATACAGCACGAAACACCGTCTTCGGGGCTACTGAGTGGCGCCGCacagcaacccacttatttaaccctagcctaatcacgcgACGATTTACCAATAACCAGTTAACTTACTAGCTagtctttggcctgtgggaggaaaccggagcacccggagaaaaccacATGTCTCACAGGAGGAACGATCAAACTTGTTCCAGAGGACACCAGAGTTGGACTCTGAGCTCCGACACCTAGAATAGCGTTAACTTCGGTTAAGGACTTTGCCGTCGCTCTTTTCTGTGACTGAGTCCTGCAAGACCACAGATGCTAGATTACGAGGCAACACAGAATATagtgggtggtggtggtgtggggagggaaaggagttgATGAACCCACTGGGAGgtctgtgtgtgatgggcagatcagGGAGGTGTGGTAGCGGAGAAAGATTGACGGGGGCTCACCAATGTGGATCAAGAGGTACCGAGATGGGATAGAACGGGAGCAGATTAAACGATATTGTTGCCTTTAAGCTGCCCAGGGAAATATGTACTGCAACTACTCCTCAACCACAGGGGCGAAATTAAAGGGCGACCTTGAACAACAGTGTTATCCATATAAGTCAAgtctcatggctgatttaatatccgtTTCAATGCCTTTCTCCTGCTTCTTCCCTGTAACCGTTGATATAGGAGGCACTATCTCCATCTCCACATTCACTCATTCGAAGCCATTAAGCATTCTGTAGGTTTCATTGAAATTCCCCCCTCTTCAGTTCTTCTAAATCCTGGCAGTACCATACCGCCTCACGTTTGACTTTAAATgtagcttctccctttcaaaatgtaGCGTGAATTCTATCAGATTATTATTACTATCGCCCAAAGGTTCCTGCAAGATTAGTTATATTCCCGTTCGGTCGAGAGGGTCGACAACTTTAATGCCAAAGAGGGAACCTCGTCAATAATCTGTTCTGGTCTAACCATGCAGATGTTATGGTCAAGAAATATAACTAGCGGGTTTATTTcctgggagaaaaaaaaaaacacattttgcaAGTCTTTGTCCTACAACAATTTTTATTTCTGTCCCATAGAAAATATCaggatgagaatcaggtttattatcactgacattgtcatgaattttgttgttttgcgacaGTAGTATTTGCAAGACAAACTTCCGT encodes:
- the LOC140715590 gene encoding complement C1q tumor necrosis factor-related protein 3-like isoform X2, encoding MDFWVKAVLFILSISMSTKMAYLHHTGGNSTHHHQDLEDLEARITALEHHLEDEESHDHLHAVVFAAIRGPTNSPPIQGAIITFDQVQLNREGGYDANTGIFTCPEEGTYFFAFSFLPGRDEANTTVALVKNSAVHERLYSSLPLGATQLSERSCLLQLEKGDQVWVTLEEGSVLIHQASLSFQGYRISS
- the LOC140715590 gene encoding complement C1q tumor necrosis factor-related protein 3-like isoform X1, whose product is MDFWVKQAVLFILSISMSTKMAYLHHTGGNSTHHHQDLEDLEARITALEHHLEDEESHDHLHAVVFAAIRGPTNSPPIQGAIITFDQVQLNREGGYDANTGIFTCPEEGTYFFAFSFLPGRDEANTTVALVKNSAVHERLYSSLPLGATQLSERSCLLQLEKGDQVWVTLEEGSVLIHQASLSFQGYRISS
- the LOC140715590 gene encoding complement C1q tumor necrosis factor-related protein 3-like isoform X3; this encodes MDFWVKQAVLFILSISMSTKMAYLHHTGGNSTHHHQDLEARITALEHHLEDEESHDHLHAVVFAAIRGPTNSPPIQGAIITFDQVQLNREGGYDANTGIFTCPEEGTYFFAFSFLPGRDEANTTVALVKNSAVHERLYSSLPLGATQLSERSCLLQLEKGDQVWVTLEEGSVLIHQASLSFQGYRISS
- the LOC140715590 gene encoding complement C1q tumor necrosis factor-related protein 3-like isoform X4: MDFWVKAVLFILSISMSTKMAYLHHTGGNSTHHHQDLEARITALEHHLEDEESHDHLHAVVFAAIRGPTNSPPIQGAIITFDQVQLNREGGYDANTGIFTCPEEGTYFFAFSFLPGRDEANTTVALVKNSAVHERLYSSLPLGATQLSERSCLLQLEKGDQVWVTLEEGSVLIHQASLSFQGYRISS